In Astyanax mexicanus isolate ESR-SI-001 chromosome 25, AstMex3_surface, whole genome shotgun sequence, a genomic segment contains:
- the LOC103023890 gene encoding intercellular adhesion molecule 1-like, protein MCQRTLFGVTLGLLCLYLVTGTNASSYLRLDPPRIVASFGSSISANCSTDVADYLLLDWESPLGLNKKTGPKTVTWIVESLTEWDIEPSCYINVNFNVQEVLSLSLTVYKTPDTVSISSVNHAGPMVEGRQYELKCDIQNVAPVGNVTVKWYKGDTLVGSTTFTESSKTPENLLATLQISPSRDDDGAQYRCEAELDLGPEGPQPPPAVMSDPLNITVHCTPGPPAPGQPLVSTKTLRTLVARAPPFALNPELTGPLRVKPQ, encoded by the exons ATGTGCCAAAGGACTTTATTTGGGGTTACCCTTGGTTTGCTGTGCTTGTATTTAGTCACAG GTACAAATGCCAGCTCTTATTTGCGGCTTGACCCACCGAGAATTGTGGCAAGCTTTGGAAGTTCTATCTCTGCAAACTGCAGCACAGATGTTGCAGACTACTTGCTACTGGATTGGGAGAGTCCTCTaggattaaacaaaaaaacaggaccTAAGACGGTCACCTGGATAGTGGAGAGTCTGACAGAATGGGACATAGAACCATCTTGCTACATCAACGTTAATTTTAACGTTCAAGAAGTACTTTCACTCAGCCTGACTGTATACA AGACCCCTGACACCGTGTCCATCAGCTCTGTCAATCACGCTGGACCGATGGTTGAGGGCCGACAGTATGAGCTCAAGTGTGATATTCAGAACGTCGCTCCTGTTGGGAATGTCACTGTGAAGTGGTACAAAGGAGACACTCTAGTGGGAAGTACAACCTTTACTGAATCCAGCAAAACTCCAGAGAATCTGTTAGCTACACTCCAGATCTCCCCCAGCAGAGATGATGATGGAGCTCAGTACAGGTGTGAAGCAGAACTGGATCTGGGACCAGAAGGACCTCAACCTCCTCCTGCAGTGATGTCAGATCCCCTCAACATTACTGTACACT GTACCCCAGGCCCCCCTGCCCCAGGACAACCCTTGGTCTCTACCAAGACCTTAAGGACCCTGGTGGCTCGTGCGCCCCCATTTGCTCTGAATCCAG AGCTGACAGGCCCACTACGAGTGAAACCCCAATag
- the LOC103043743 gene encoding uncharacterized protein LOC103043743 has protein sequence MLGIQTLNTLWDLLDSGFGWPSPRHGLNLLYWFANECVEVDNWNQITVLCDPSSRDFGFRLYHNNEGLLPVTNQPYFEVGNLNHEEARNLPDYVRREYNGYQYNNNADRIIICVDHDSVNRVYVTSHGGQRNFNPNQTFQISPQLLKTIRRMKREDFIRETTSVFSYICGSFKECCKMLLYFLFILFVLFVLIVLFHHHLSRKNY, from the coding sequence ATGTTGGGAATTCAGACTCTCAACACTCTATGGGATCTTCTGGACTCTGGGTTTGGATGGCCGTCCCCCAGACACGGACTCAACCTCTTGTACTGGTTTGCAAACGAGTGTGTGGAAGTCGACAACTGGAACCAGATAACGGTCCTGTGCGACCCCAGCAGCAGGGACTTCGGCTTCCGACTTTACCACAACAATGAAGGTCTTCTTCCTGTTACCAACCAGCCCTACTTTGAAGTTGGCAACCTGAACCATGAAGAAGCCAGAAACCTGCCTGATTACGTCAGGAGAGAATACAATGGATATCAGTACAACAACAACGCCGACCGCATCATCATCTGCGTCGACCACGACAGTGTGAACCGCGTCTACGTGACGAGCCACGGGGGTCAGAGGAActtcaacccaaaccaaaccttCCAGATCAGTCCACAACTCCTAAAAACCATCAGGAGAATGAAGAGAGAAGATTTCATCAGAGAAACCACTTCTGTCTTCAGCTACATTTGTGGGAGCTTTAAGGAATGCTGCAAAATGCTGCTTTActttctgtttattctgtttgttctgtttgttctgATTGTGTTGTTTCACCATCATCTTTCAAGGAAAAATTACTGA
- the LOC111195241 gene encoding uncharacterized protein LOC111195241: MSKLGTLNEMDHLKRSGFGGYYPRHGLKLLYWFAKDFITFDRSNNITSTYHPERGDFGFCYFQNRLDQNVKLLPDVVHKYYEVGNLSSSGRHDFPDYVTEDYTGDEDDSNMDRIIISITKMNDNVKWFEMVYVTEHIDLKNFNRKATYRISKGLLKHIRNLQLEEFLELAGYQGEVVHQLVMIDDPGVAENHVTIAVSSDSDSESDSFMNEQMYESTRSRRRNRRCECTIL, translated from the coding sequence ATGAGCAAACTGGGGACACTGAACGAAATGGACCACCTGAAGAGGTCAGGATTTGGCGGATATTACCCGAGACACGGTCTCAAACTGCTGTACTGGTTCGCCAAGGACTTCATCACATTTGATAGGAGCAACAATATCACCTCTACGTATCATCCAGAGAGAGGAGACTTCGGCTTCTGCTACTTCCAGAACAGATTAGACCAGAACGTTAAACTGCTGCCGGACGTGGTCCACAAGTACTACGAGGTGGGCAACCTGAGCTCTTCAGGAAGACACGATTTCCCTGATTATGTCACTGAAGACTACACCGGTGATGAGGACGACAGTAACATGGACCGCATCATCATTAGCATCACCAAAATGAATGATAACGTTAAGTGGTTTGAGATGGTTTACGTGACTGAACATATCGATCTGAAAAACTTCAACCGTAAAGCCACCTACCGCATCAGCAAGGGTCTCCTGAAGCACATCAGGAACCTGCAGTTGGAGGAGTTTCTAGAACTGGCTGGATATCAGGGAGAAGTTGTTCACCAACTTGTGATGATCGATGACCCCGGAGTCGCTGAGAACCATGTAACGATTGCAGTATCATCTGATTCAGACAGTGAAAGCGACAGCTTTATGAATGAGCAGATGTATGAATCTACACGGAGCAGAAGGAGAAACAGACGCTGTGAATGTACTATACTTTAG
- the LOC111195155 gene encoding uncharacterized protein LOC111195155 has translation MAGIQTLNTLWDLLDSGFGRPSPRHGLNLLYWFANQCLEVDDWNQITVLYKPRTRVYGFRLYHNNEELLPVTNQLYFEVGNLNHEEAEDLPDYVRRDYNSDPYYSNADRIIFCITRFSVNSVYVTSHRDKWTFNPNQTFCISPQLIRTIRSLTREDFLKQTPPPQYIITQSTPERANQPSQNSAEECWEFLFRFLPFTILLYCLFIFRSICT, from the coding sequence atggCGGGAATTCAGACTCTCAACACTCTATGGGATCTTCTGGACTCTGGGTTTGGACGGCCGTCCCCCAGACACGGACTCAACCTCCTGTACTGGTTTGCAAACCAGTGTTTGGAAGTCGACGACTGGAACCAGATAACGGTTCTCTACAAGCCCAGGACCAGGGTCTACGGCTTCCGACTTTACCACAACAATGAAGAGCTTCTTCCTGTCACCAACCAGCTTTACTTTGAAGTTGGCAACCTGAACCATGAAGAAGCTGAAGACCTGCCGGATTACGTCAGAAGAGATTACAACAGTGATCCGTACTACAGCAACGCCGACCGCATCATCTTCTGCATCACCCGCTTCAGTGTGAACAGCGTCTACGTGACGAGCCACAGGGACAAGTGGACcttcaacccaaaccaaaccttCTGCATCAGTCCACAGCTTATAAGAACCATCAGGAGCCTGACGAGAGAAGATTTCCTCAAACAAACCCCTCCCCCTCAGTACATTATTACACAGAGCACCCCAGAGCGAGCCAATCAGCCTTCCCAAAACTCTGCTGAGGAATGCTGGGAATTTCTCTTCAGATTTCTGCCATTTACCATCCTATTATATTGTTTATTCATCTTCAGAAGTATCTGCACATAG
- the LOC125787693 gene encoding uncharacterized protein LOC125787693 gives MVRKETLDTLPDLVDSGFGRPPPRHGLNLLYWFVTQCLQFGYNQITVLCTPSTGVYGFRLFHNKEKILPVTNLPYYEVGNLHHYEAKDLPDYVRREYTGNLDDSNTDRIIIYINGSRLENLYITRHKNQWTFNPNQTFCISPELLKTIRSLTREDFLRQTTSRYITIPESPRETSTMQDYQLPPISAEECCGMCCSCLFILFIITVFVFILYSYLFK, from the coding sequence ATGGTGAGAAAGGAGACCCTTGACACTTTACCGGATCTTGTGGACTCTGGGTTTGGGCGGCCGCCCCCCCGACACGGACTCAACCTCCTGTACTGGTTTGTGACCCAATGTTTGCAATTCGGCTACAACCAGATAACCGTTCTCTGCACTCCGTCTACAGGAGTCTACGGCTTCAGACTTTTCCATAATAAAGAAAAGATTCTTCCTGTTACCAACCTGCCCTACTATGAAGTTGGCAACCTGCACCATTATGAAGCCAAAGACCTGCCTGATTATGTGAGGAGAGAATACACCGGTAACCTAGACGACAGCAACACCGACCGTATCATCATCTACATCAACGGCTCAAGACTGGAGAACCTCTACATCACACGACACAAAAACCAGTGGACcttcaacccaaaccaaaccttCTGCATCAGTCCAGAACTACTGAAAACCATCAGGAGCCTGACACGAGAAGATTTCCTCAGACAAACAACCTCCCGTTACATCACCATTCCTGAGAGCCCCAGAGAGACATCTACCATGCAGGACTACCAGCTTCCACCAATCTCTGCTGAGGAATGCTGTGGAATGTGCTGCAGTTgtctttttattctgtttataattactgtgtttgtttttatccTCTACTCCTATCTCTTTAAATAG